The Hydrogenobacter sp. T-2 region GAGATAAGCTCCTCTTTGCCTACATCCTTTAGCCAGAGCTTTAGTTCATCAACCGCATCTTGCCATGCAAGTTTTAGATATTCGGGTAGCTTTGCCCTAAGGCTTGGATGCCTCCTGAAGAGTTTGTTTATCTCTACCCTTGCCCTTTCTATGCTTTTTATCCATCCAAGCCCTCCATGTTCCTCTCCCGCTCTTGTATATTTCCTCAAGTTATCCCACTTATAAAGATGCTCTAAGATAACTGCCAAGTGGCTTATACCAGAGTCCAAATGCCTTCTTCCCATATCCCATATCTCCTCCAGCAGGTTTTCCCAATCCACAAGCTCGTAAGCCTTCTCCTTTAAAAGCTCGTAGTTTATCTCCGCCCAAAGTGGAAAGTCCTTGTGATAAAGTTCTTTAAGCTCTTTCTTGCTTATGGTCTTCATGATTTTAAATATAGGCTTTTGCTTTATAGTTTTTAGTATGAAAACCGTAGATGTTAGCACAAAGCCTGAGACCCTTAGGAGTGCCAGTGCCTACGGCAGGATAAGACTAAAAAAAGATACGGTGCAGGCAATAAGAGAGGGTAGAGTGCCAAAGGGAGATGTGCTTTCCGCATGCAGGCTTGCAGGCATTATGGCTTCAAAGAAAACTCCAGAGCTTCTGCCCTTTTGCCATCCTGTGAGCTTGGAGCATGTGGAGATAAAGGCACAGCTTGGAGAGGACTATTTAGAGGTTTTTTCCTATGTTAAAGGCATAAACAAAACAGGCTACGAGATGGAAGCCTTAACAGCGGTAAGCGTAGCCCTACTTACCGTTTACGATATGTGTAAGGGCATGGACGATAGCATGCTTATAGAGGAGATAAGGCTTTTGGAAAAGACTGGTGGAAAGTCCCAGTGGTCAAAGACCTTAGAAGGAATAAAAGTAAAGGTTCTCTCCGAGTGTGGTTTGAAAGAGTTTATAGAGGGTAAACTTCTCAGTCTTGGTGCGGAGCTTAGTGAGGAAGGGTTTGAGCTTCTTGTGTCCACTCAAAGCCTGTCCTTTTCTGAGGTGTGGCAGGTCTCCTCTGTGATAAACCAAAAGCTCTTTAGCCTTTTGCCAGAGGCTCTAAAAAGAGGTGTAAGGGTGGGTCTTTGCAACGGAAGGCTTTGCATAGAGCTTGAGGAAGACAAGGCTATTATCTCTGCCTTCTTTGAAAGTTTTGGAGGACTTATAGGAAATTGGTTAAGGGATGGAAAGGCTGTATAACTGGCTTTTGCTAAAGGCTATAAAGGGTCTTGGTGAGGTTTCTATAAAAAGGCTTTGGCTAAGGTTTGGAAAGGCAGATAGCATCCTCTCTGGAAGCTACGAAGATATAAGAGAGCTTTTAGGCGAGGAGAAAACAAGGGCTTTTTTCAAAAAAGAGCTTTCCTTTGACCCAGAGGAGGTCATAAGGCTGGTAGAAAGAGAAAAGATTCAATGGCTGACCCTTGAAGACCAAGAATACCCAGCACTTCTAAAAGAAATAGATGACCCGCCACCTGTGCTTTTCCTCACAGGAGCTTTGAAAAACACATCCCTTATTGCAATAGTTGGCACAAGGAAGCCAGACACACAAAGCCTCTGGTTTATCAGTAAGTTAGTAAGAGAGTTGGTGCAAAGAGGATATGGAGTAAGCTCTGGCGGTGCCATAGGATGCGACTATCATAGCCACAGAGAGTGCCTACAGGCAGGTGGCTTTAGTGTTTGCTTTCTTGGTATGGGTATTTTGAATATTCCTCATTATCTCCAAAAGCTAAGAGGAGAAAACATGGTCTTTGTGTCTGAGTTTTTACCCGATGCACCCCCAGAGGAGTTTACCTTCCCAAGAAGAAACAGGCTAATAAGTGCTATATCCAAGGCGGTGGTAGTGGCAGAGGCAGGACAAAAGAGCGGAGCACTCATAACTGCGGACTATGCGGTAAAACAGAAAAAGCCCCTTTGGGTATACATAGGAAACTCTGCAAGCCAAAGGTGGCTCGGATGTGTAAACCTCGTAAACAGTGGAAAAGCCAAGATAATACACAGCCCCCTTGACCTCTTTGAAAGCATACCCAACGCAAACATCCAGAAAGACCCTCTCCTTGACCTTCTGTCCACTCCGAAGACCTTTGATGAGCTACTTTTGCTTACAGGATTTGGATATTCTGAGCTAAGTGTAAAACTCTCAAACCTTGAAGTGCAGGGAAAGGTTGCTCGGCAAGGAAACTTTTATATGGCTTTGTAAAAGTTGAAACCACCATTGGTTAACCTTCAAAAGCGTATACTAATATAATATGAAACTGCTTTTAGCGGTAAGTTTATATGTTCTTGTTTTATTACCTGTTCTCCCAGCTTACACACAGGAGATAAAAGTTGGCTTTACCGCGGTGATAACAAGAGAAGATGCGGAAAGTATATATTCCTTCTTAGACTATATCTCGAAAAAGACAGGACTTGCACTAAAGCCTGTTTTTGCTAAGTCTTACGATGAAATGGACTATTTTTTATCAATAGGCAAGGTTGATATTGCATACATATGTGGAGGTCCTTATGTGGAGGGTAGAGAAAGATATGGTTATAAGATACTCGCTGTTCCTCTTAACCATGAGGGAAAGCCATATTACTATTCCTTAGTTATAACGCGAAAGGAGAAGCCCTACAAAAGCATCTTAGACTTTAAAGGAAAGCCTTACGCCTTTTCAGACCCGAAGTCCAATTCAGGCTCCCTCGTTCCTACCTATATACTTTTAAAGAAGGGATTAAAGGCTGACGAGTTTTTTAGACCTGTGGTTTATACATATTCCCATTACGAGTCCATATTGGCTGTGTATAAGGGATTCGTAGAGGGTGCAAGTGTGGACAGCCTTGTTTACGAACAGGCAATAAGACTTGACAAAAGACTGGAAAGGGAGATTAAGGTGGTGGAAAAGTATGGACCCTTTCCAATAACACCCTTTGTATACAGAAGAGGTTTAGACAACCTAACAGTTGAGAGGATTAAAGATGCATTGCTTAAAATGAAGGAAGACGAAGAAGGTAGAAGGATACTGAATGTATTGGGCATATCTGGGTTTAGGACAGTAAGAGATGAGTTTTACAAGCCAATAGAAGAGATGCTTGATTATGTGAAAAGAAATGTCACCTCTAATAAGTAAAATCTTAAGATTAAGCATAGGCTTTAAATTGTCTATAACTTTTCTTGCAGTTATACTGTGCGTCTCTCTGCCGTTGTCTTATCTGATAATAAAATATTCAGAAGACCTCTTAAGAAAGCAAATAGAAGAAAGTATTTTAAAGAGCGTTGAAGCGGAGGAAGGAAACCTTAGAACAGCTATCATTAACGGAGATTACTGGCAGATCTTCAAACGGGTGGAGGCTTGGTCAAATTTTAAGGGTATAGAGTATGTTGCCATTCTTGACCCTCAAGGTTTTGTTTTGGCACATTCAAAACCGCAAAGTTTTCCCATATATACTTACTATTTCCCACAGGAGGGAGAAGTCAGTGTTGACATAAAGGGTTTTAATAGAATTATAGGAAGGGTGGTCTTCAAAGTAGATAACAAATATGTAGAAAACTCTCTTAAGCCTGTAAAGTTGTTTTCCGCAGGCTTTACCTCCCTTTTTGCCACGTTCGGTTTTATGTTAGGACTTTCAATATCTTTAAGGATATACGGAAGGCTTAAACGCATATTAAAGATGGCAACAGATGCAGAAAAGGGAAAGGTCTATCCTGTGTCCTTTATTGAAAAGGATGAAATTCAAGAATTTGCAAACCACTTATATCAAAGCTTTAAAAACATAGAGAGGCTTTTGGAAAACGCAAGGTTTGAAGGAAGTTTCTTTTCCAACCTTATAAACTCCCTTGGCGAAATGATTTTTGTTTT contains the following coding sequences:
- a CDS encoding DUF29 domain-containing protein; this translates as MKTISKKELKELYHKDFPLWAEINYELLKEKAYELVDWENLLEEIWDMGRRHLDSGISHLAVILEHLYKWDNLRKYTRAGEEHGGLGWIKSIERARVEINKLFRRHPSLRAKLPEYLKLAWQDAVDELKLWLKDVGKEELISAIPEECPYTYEEAMTRDLRKEIGNFANEQALLKEPSAEVQK
- a CDS encoding phosphate/phosphite/phosphonate ABC transporter substrate-binding protein — protein: MKLLLAVSLYVLVLLPVLPAYTQEIKVGFTAVITREDAESIYSFLDYISKKTGLALKPVFAKSYDEMDYFLSIGKVDIAYICGGPYVEGRERYGYKILAVPLNHEGKPYYYSLVITRKEKPYKSILDFKGKPYAFSDPKSNSGSLVPTYILLKKGLKADEFFRPVVYTYSHYESILAVYKGFVEGASVDSLVYEQAIRLDKRLEREIKVVEKYGPFPITPFVYRRGLDNLTVERIKDALLKMKEDEEGRRILNVLGISGFRTVRDEFYKPIEEMLDYVKRNVTSNK
- the dprA gene encoding DNA-processing protein DprA; protein product: MERLYNWLLLKAIKGLGEVSIKRLWLRFGKADSILSGSYEDIRELLGEEKTRAFFKKELSFDPEEVIRLVEREKIQWLTLEDQEYPALLKEIDDPPPVLFLTGALKNTSLIAIVGTRKPDTQSLWFISKLVRELVQRGYGVSSGGAIGCDYHSHRECLQAGGFSVCFLGMGILNIPHYLQKLRGENMVFVSEFLPDAPPEEFTFPRRNRLISAISKAVVVAEAGQKSGALITADYAVKQKKPLWVYIGNSASQRWLGCVNLVNSGKAKIIHSPLDLFESIPNANIQKDPLLDLLSTPKTFDELLLLTGFGYSELSVKLSNLEVQGKVARQGNFYMAL
- the moaC gene encoding cyclic pyranopterin monophosphate synthase MoaC, translating into MKTVDVSTKPETLRSASAYGRIRLKKDTVQAIREGRVPKGDVLSACRLAGIMASKKTPELLPFCHPVSLEHVEIKAQLGEDYLEVFSYVKGINKTGYEMEALTAVSVALLTVYDMCKGMDDSMLIEEIRLLEKTGGKSQWSKTLEGIKVKVLSECGLKEFIEGKLLSLGAELSEEGFELLVSTQSLSFSEVWQVSSVINQKLFSLLPEALKRGVRVGLCNGRLCIELEEDKAIISAFFESFGGLIGNWLRDGKAV